The Iamia majanohamensis genome window below encodes:
- a CDS encoding helix-turn-helix transcriptional regulator has protein sequence MNRTDRLYALVEELRAVAPEWRSAAWFAARFEVSSRTIERDLSALQQAGVPIYATPGRRGGYAIDVQHTLPPLNLSAAEAAAVATALAADTAAPFTHAGRSALQKIVAVLGDVDAQGVRELASRVRLFDDAEDRPAPSAVVERAIVARQVLDLTYCDKAGTSTRRAVEPVAVLGVRPHWYLWGWCRLRQEPRSFRLDRIGAATMTDEPAPDRGLDPAELELAELVGRGILGT, from the coding sequence GTGAACCGGACCGACAGGTTGTACGCCCTGGTGGAGGAGCTGCGGGCGGTCGCGCCCGAGTGGCGCTCCGCAGCGTGGTTCGCGGCGCGCTTCGAGGTCAGCAGCCGGACCATCGAGAGGGACCTGTCGGCGCTGCAGCAGGCGGGCGTCCCGATCTACGCCACCCCGGGACGACGGGGCGGCTACGCCATCGACGTCCAGCACACCCTGCCACCCCTCAACCTCTCGGCGGCCGAGGCGGCGGCCGTCGCCACCGCGTTGGCCGCCGACACGGCGGCGCCGTTCACCCACGCAGGCCGTAGCGCGCTCCAGAAGATCGTGGCCGTGCTCGGTGACGTCGACGCCCAGGGGGTGCGGGAGCTGGCCTCCCGCGTCCGCCTGTTCGACGATGCAGAGGACAGGCCCGCCCCCTCGGCGGTCGTGGAGCGAGCGATCGTCGCCCGGCAGGTCCTCGACCTCACCTACTGCGACAAGGCGGGCACGTCGACCCGGCGCGCCGTGGAGCCGGTCGCCGTGCTGGGCGTCCGCCCGCACTGGTACCTGTGGGGGTGGTGCCGCCTGCGCCAGGAGCCTCGTTCCTTCCGCCTGGACCGCATCGGTGCGGCGACGATGACCGACGAGCCCGCGCCCGATCGCGGCCTCGACCCGGCCGAACTCGAGCTGGCCGAGCTGGTCGGTCGGGGGATCCTCGGGACCTGA
- a CDS encoding DUF1801 domain-containing protein: MPDADTPAAPPVDEAARAYIEALAPEPRALFDRVHHLVGEEVPSASVTIAYDMPTYVVGDRRLHVAAWSHGLSLYGWRETDAATILARHPKLSSGRGTLRLTYAAADDVSDDELRRLVRGALDPAR; encoded by the coding sequence GTGCCTGACGCCGACACCCCGGCGGCCCCTCCGGTCGACGAGGCCGCCCGGGCCTACATCGAGGCCCTGGCGCCCGAGCCACGGGCCCTCTTCGACCGCGTCCACCACCTGGTGGGCGAGGAGGTGCCCTCGGCCTCGGTGACCATCGCCTACGACATGCCCACCTACGTCGTCGGCGACCGGCGCCTGCACGTGGCGGCCTGGAGCCACGGCCTCTCGCTCTACGGCTGGCGCGAGACCGACGCGGCCACGATCCTCGCCCGCCACCCGAAGCTCTCCTCGGGCCGGGGCACCCTCCGGCTCACCTACGCCGCCGCCGACGACGTGTCCGACGACGAGCTCCGGCGCCTCGTGCGCGGGGCCCTCGACCCGGCGCGCTGA
- a CDS encoding YdeI/OmpD-associated family protein: MSAPELPGGVVHELPGDLGEGLATSPVALEAWHDITPLARNEFICWVEDAKKAATRERRIRRTREELEEGMRRPCCWPGCSHRERTGRP, translated from the coding sequence ATGAGCGCTCCCGAGCTACCCGGAGGCGTGGTCCACGAGCTCCCGGGCGACCTGGGCGAAGGCCTGGCGACCAGCCCGGTCGCCCTCGAGGCCTGGCACGACATCACCCCGCTGGCCCGCAACGAGTTCATCTGCTGGGTCGAGGACGCAAAGAAGGCGGCCACCCGGGAGCGCCGCATCCGCCGGACCCGCGAGGAGCTGGAGGAGGGCATGCGCCGCCCCTGCTGCTGGCCCGGCTGCAGCCACCGCGAGCGCACCGGACGGCCGTAG
- the dacB gene encoding D-alanyl-D-alanine carboxypeptidase/D-alanyl-D-alanine-endopeptidase, with product MRTPLLAVVLLASLLAACATATEDRQPVEAAPTTAAPTPAPSPPTTAAPTTTAPQQLMAPGCRPWDDGPVAPESAGLTAALRGHLDDPRLAGARVGVSVWVEGWGEVLAHHADERLLPASNQKLLTAAGVLEALPLATTLRTQVVATRAPDPATGVVDGDLVLVAGGDPTLSLDGDHSLASLAAAVRDAGVTEVRGALVVDESRYGTARSAPGWQDWHIPTYTGPLSPLVVDDNRGRADPAFLAEPALEHAEDLRDRLAAVGVAVAGPVRAGPAPAGATPVAGLDSAPLGELLDRMLLRSDNEVAESLTREAGALLTGDGSTPGGTAALAEVLEGTCAPLDPGGWGDGSGMSRADQRSPRELRRLLQHARTRPWWDELRSRLPVAARSGTLSGRFHGTAAEGRVAAKTGTIIGGASLTGVVDTAGGRTAFFSVLVEGDGAAPAMDALDELLVTVAGS from the coding sequence GTGCGCACCCCGCTGCTCGCCGTGGTCCTGCTGGCGTCGCTGCTGGCCGCCTGCGCCACCGCGACCGAGGACCGCCAGCCGGTCGAGGCCGCGCCGACGACGGCTGCGCCCACCCCTGCACCGTCCCCGCCGACGACGGCGGCCCCCACCACGACCGCACCCCAGCAGCTGATGGCCCCGGGGTGCCGCCCGTGGGACGACGGGCCCGTCGCACCCGAGTCGGCCGGGCTCACCGCCGCCCTCCGGGGCCACCTCGACGACCCCCGCCTGGCCGGGGCGCGGGTGGGTGTGTCGGTCTGGGTCGAGGGGTGGGGGGAGGTGCTGGCCCACCACGCCGACGAGCGGCTGCTCCCGGCCTCGAACCAGAAGCTGCTCACCGCCGCCGGGGTCCTGGAGGCCCTGCCCCTCGCCACCACGCTCCGCACCCAGGTGGTGGCGACGCGGGCCCCGGACCCGGCGACCGGCGTGGTCGACGGCGACCTCGTCCTGGTGGCCGGCGGCGACCCGACCCTGAGCCTCGACGGCGACCACTCCCTGGCGTCCCTCGCCGCCGCCGTGCGCGACGCAGGCGTCACCGAGGTCCGGGGCGCCCTGGTGGTCGACGAGTCCCGCTACGGCACGGCCCGGTCGGCGCCGGGGTGGCAGGACTGGCACATCCCCACCTACACCGGTCCGCTGTCGCCCCTCGTGGTCGACGACAACCGGGGCCGGGCCGACCCCGCCTTCCTCGCCGAGCCGGCGCTCGAGCACGCCGAGGACCTGCGCGACCGGCTCGCAGCCGTCGGGGTCGCGGTGGCCGGGCCGGTGCGGGCGGGGCCGGCGCCGGCGGGGGCGACGCCGGTGGCCGGCCTGGACTCGGCCCCGCTCGGCGAGCTGCTCGACCGGATGCTGCTGCGCAGCGACAACGAGGTGGCCGAGTCGCTCACCCGCGAGGCGGGCGCCCTGCTCACCGGCGACGGCTCGACCCCCGGCGGCACCGCCGCCCTGGCCGAGGTGCTGGAGGGCACCTGCGCGCCCCTCGACCCCGGGGGGTGGGGCGACGGCTCCGGGATGAGCCGGGCCGACCAGCGCTCGCCCCGCGAGCTGCGCCGGCTGCTGCAGCACGCCCGCACCCGCCCCTGGTGGGACGAGCTGCGGTCACGCCTGCCGGTGGCGGCCCGCAGCGGCACCCTGTCGGGCCGCTTCCACGGCACCGCGGCCGAGGGCCGCGTCGCGGCCAAGACCGGCACCATCATCGGCGGGGCCTCGCTGACCGGTGTGGTGGACACCGCCGGCGGTCGCACCGCGTTCTTCTCCGTCCTGGTCGAGGGCGACGGCGCGGCGCCGGCCATGGACGCCCTGGACGAGCTCCTCGTCACCGTGGCCGGGTCCTGA
- a CDS encoding glutamine synthetase family protein: MDEHAVGDLVDGLRAQQVVGVSIAWVDNNGIVRSRMVPLAGLPAAIERGVGVTTAFAVFDSHDGITFAHEGLATPSGDVRLLPVVDGPASVRALAGRPGTAWVPGRQVAADGSPWPYDQRSVLERQVAAAADAGFTVRAGQEMEVVLSREGEEYAPAHRGPAYSANALGDVHEVVHQLLVDLDADGVEVGQLHAEYGEAQIELTLVAQDPVALCDTQVRARQTVHAAARAHGLRASFAPVTTAAGAGNGWHLHTSLSRDGRNALTGDGPHGLSEVGRGYLAGLLRELPGIVAVTAPSTGSLLRRRPGFWAGAYGFWGVENREAALRLVPASALMGPENTNVELKASDASANPYLALAVVIAAGLAGVADGAPLPEPIQEDVGTWDDARREAAGVAALSTTHEEQRAHLLGSELVRDVLGPDLLGAFVACRDADAAWAEGKDVEEVVASLRWQY; this comes from the coding sequence GTGGACGAGCACGCGGTGGGGGACCTGGTCGACGGGCTCCGGGCCCAGCAGGTGGTGGGCGTCAGCATCGCCTGGGTCGACAACAACGGCATCGTGCGGAGCCGCATGGTGCCCCTGGCGGGCCTCCCGGCGGCCATCGAGCGGGGCGTGGGGGTGACCACTGCGTTCGCGGTGTTCGACTCCCACGACGGCATCACCTTCGCCCACGAGGGCCTGGCCACGCCGAGCGGCGACGTCCGCCTCCTCCCCGTGGTCGACGGCCCCGCCTCGGTGCGGGCCCTGGCGGGCCGGCCCGGCACGGCCTGGGTGCCGGGCCGCCAGGTCGCGGCGGACGGCTCGCCCTGGCCCTACGACCAGCGCTCCGTGCTGGAGCGGCAGGTGGCGGCGGCCGCCGACGCCGGGTTCACGGTGCGGGCGGGCCAGGAGATGGAGGTGGTCCTCTCCCGGGAGGGCGAGGAGTACGCCCCCGCCCACCGGGGGCCGGCCTACTCGGCCAACGCCCTCGGCGACGTCCACGAGGTCGTCCACCAGCTCCTCGTCGACCTCGACGCCGACGGGGTGGAGGTGGGCCAGCTGCACGCCGAGTACGGCGAGGCCCAGATCGAGCTGACGCTGGTGGCCCAGGACCCGGTCGCCCTCTGCGACACCCAGGTGCGGGCCCGCCAGACCGTGCACGCCGCGGCCCGGGCCCACGGGCTGCGGGCCAGCTTCGCCCCCGTCACCACCGCGGCCGGGGCCGGCAACGGCTGGCACCTCCACACCTCGCTGTCGCGCGACGGGCGCAACGCCCTGACCGGCGACGGGCCCCACGGGCTCTCGGAGGTCGGTCGGGGGTACCTGGCCGGGCTCCTGCGGGAGCTGCCCGGCATCGTGGCCGTCACCGCCCCCAGCACCGGGTCGCTGCTGCGGCGCCGCCCCGGGTTCTGGGCCGGCGCCTACGGGTTCTGGGGCGTCGAGAACCGGGAGGCCGCCCTGCGCCTGGTGCCGGCCTCCGCGCTCATGGGCCCGGAGAACACCAACGTCGAGCTCAAGGCCAGTGACGCCTCGGCCAACCCCTACCTGGCCCTGGCCGTCGTCATCGCGGCCGGGCTGGCCGGTGTGGCCGACGGCGCCCCGCTGCCGGAGCCCATCCAGGAGGACGTCGGCACCTGGGACGACGCCCGCCGCGAGGCCGCCGGCGTCGCCGCCCTCTCCACCACCCACGAGGAGCAGCGGGCCCACCTCCTGGGCAGCGAGCTGGTGCGCGACGTGCTGGGCCCGGACCTGCTGGGCGCCTTCGTGGCCTGCCGCGACGCCGACGCCGCCTGGGCCGAGGGCAAGGACGTCGAGGAGGTCGTGGCCTCCCTGCGATGGCAGTACTGA
- a CDS encoding DUF6885 family protein — protein sequence MAVLTLPGADAVLAAQAAALPQPDQVCGPVSARSALHAVLEGDEVPGLTALARASGTAIWPHDDPAGRPPGALLDRTGWEALPAAPDAGSSGTDAAGLTRGVATATDGRVVVVPASGVGADGPAVTHLLVALARAAAPVGVVANVRTGVLDPGAGWDVGHFVALWAVDPEAPDGPQVAVADTYPELGAPGAPPGCRWVPAARLAAAVADPPGRGLLLLARPADEGLVTALVEEAGLAVAPWST from the coding sequence ATGGCAGTACTGACCCTCCCGGGCGCCGACGCGGTGCTGGCCGCCCAGGCCGCCGCCCTGCCCCAGCCCGACCAGGTGTGCGGTCCCGTGTCGGCCCGTTCGGCCCTCCACGCGGTGCTGGAGGGCGACGAGGTCCCGGGCCTGACCGCCCTGGCCCGGGCCTCGGGCACGGCCATCTGGCCCCACGACGACCCCGCCGGCCGCCCGCCCGGGGCGCTGCTCGACCGCACCGGCTGGGAGGCCCTGCCCGCCGCCCCCGACGCGGGGTCGAGCGGGACCGACGCCGCCGGCCTGACCCGGGGCGTCGCCACCGCCACCGACGGACGGGTGGTGGTGGTCCCCGCCTCCGGGGTGGGGGCGGACGGGCCCGCCGTGACGCACCTGCTGGTGGCCCTCGCCCGCGCCGCCGCCCCGGTCGGCGTGGTGGCCAACGTCCGCACCGGCGTCCTCGACCCCGGTGCGGGGTGGGACGTCGGGCACTTCGTCGCCCTGTGGGCGGTCGACCCCGAGGCGCCCGACGGGCCGCAGGTCGCGGTGGCCGACACCTACCCCGAGCTCGGCGCCCCCGGCGCGCCCCCCGGGTGCCGGTGGGTGCCGGCCGCCCGCCTGGCCGCCGCCGTCGCCGACCCGCCCGGCCGGGGCCTGCTCCTCCTGGCGCGCCCCGCCGACGAGGGCCTCGTCACGGCCCTGGTGGAGGAGGCCGGCCTGGCCGTCGCCCCGTGGTCGACCTGA
- a CDS encoding DUF4287 domain-containing protein, protein MAADPSPTPKAKGPASYFPSIERTYGRPVEEWLDLVRARGPEAHMATVSWLKAEHGLGHGHANALVAHVRAEAPGA, encoded by the coding sequence GTGGCCGCAGACCCGTCCCCCACCCCGAAGGCCAAGGGCCCGGCGTCGTACTTCCCCTCGATCGAGCGCACCTACGGGCGGCCGGTGGAGGAGTGGCTCGACCTCGTGCGGGCCCGGGGACCGGAGGCCCACATGGCCACGGTCAGCTGGCTGAAGGCCGAGCACGGCCTGGGCCACGGCCACGCCAACGCCCTGGTCGCCCACGTGCGGGCCGAGGCCCCCGGTGCCTGA
- a CDS encoding GMC family oxidoreductase, whose product MADETFDVVVVGGGSAGAVVAARLSEDPTCRVALVEAGGRPPAKELVPAACASLQLDPEVDWMYTADAGGTGRGLTGGRMMVPRGKMLGGSSGLNYMAYVRGHPGDFDAWAEQGAEGWSHDEVLPYFKKSEGLAPSGDIAVDADAHSTDGPLGVSVRAPVITGAREFVEAAVAAGIPAGDYNGRDRTRPEGVVSLLQTTTRDGKRSSTYHAFLEGEPEARDNLTIITHAQVTGLVLDDGDDGPVARGVTYRGADGGEATVRATEEVVLCAGAIGSPQVLLLSGIGPRAELEAVGVDCRLDAPDVGKHLKDHLQVGLFFPAPGGGVSMSALGVAFGPDALRAPAGPLPADPADDAGLPEPLAALRAEAERQVGEWVATGTGLASSSLYDACAWYSTGLGDDHTHDAQLGVFVCGYDPQIWEAVLRVDPAEYFDDPATRLGPEAESVIVLANPVQPRSEGEVVLASDDPTAHPDIRMGYYDDPHDMRVMVAVLRKALEVADRWPGDRLGPLLVPRVLAEAHGHAEGDEPTDALLEDMARHYSFTVYHPTSTCRMGDVVDARLRVHGVAHLRVADASVMPNVVSGNTNAACIMIGEKAAEMVAADHGWALHEVVGTGP is encoded by the coding sequence GTGGCCGACGAGACCTTCGACGTGGTCGTGGTGGGAGGGGGCTCGGCCGGGGCCGTGGTCGCGGCCCGCCTGAGCGAGGACCCGACCTGCCGGGTCGCCCTGGTCGAGGCGGGCGGGCGCCCGCCGGCCAAGGAGCTGGTGCCCGCCGCCTGCGCCTCGCTCCAGCTCGACCCCGAGGTGGACTGGATGTACACCGCGGACGCGGGCGGCACCGGGAGGGGCCTCACCGGCGGCCGCATGATGGTGCCCCGCGGGAAGATGCTGGGCGGCTCCTCGGGCCTCAACTACATGGCCTACGTGCGGGGCCACCCCGGCGACTTCGACGCCTGGGCCGAGCAGGGGGCCGAGGGGTGGAGCCACGACGAGGTCCTGCCCTACTTCAAGAAGAGCGAGGGCCTGGCCCCGAGCGGCGACATCGCCGTCGACGCCGACGCCCACAGCACCGACGGACCGCTCGGCGTGTCGGTCCGCGCCCCCGTCATCACCGGCGCCCGCGAGTTCGTCGAGGCCGCGGTGGCGGCCGGGATCCCCGCCGGTGACTACAACGGGCGCGACCGCACCCGCCCCGAGGGGGTGGTGTCGCTGCTGCAGACCACCACCCGCGACGGCAAGCGGTCCTCCACCTACCACGCCTTCCTCGAGGGCGAGCCCGAGGCGCGGGACAACCTCACGATCATCACCCACGCCCAGGTCACCGGGCTCGTGCTGGACGACGGCGACGACGGCCCGGTGGCCCGGGGCGTCACCTACCGCGGGGCCGACGGCGGCGAGGCCACCGTGCGGGCCACCGAGGAGGTGGTGCTCTGCGCCGGGGCCATCGGCTCGCCCCAGGTGCTCCTCCTCTCGGGCATCGGCCCCCGCGCCGAGCTCGAGGCCGTCGGGGTCGACTGCCGGCTCGACGCCCCCGACGTGGGCAAGCACCTGAAGGACCACCTCCAGGTGGGGCTGTTCTTCCCGGCGCCGGGCGGGGGCGTCTCGATGAGCGCCCTCGGCGTGGCCTTCGGCCCCGACGCCCTGCGGGCCCCGGCCGGGCCCCTGCCCGCCGACCCGGCCGACGACGCCGGGCTGCCCGAGCCCCTCGCCGCCCTGCGGGCCGAGGCCGAGCGCCAGGTGGGGGAGTGGGTCGCCACCGGCACCGGCCTGGCCTCCTCGTCGCTCTACGACGCCTGCGCCTGGTACTCGACCGGCCTCGGCGACGACCACACCCACGACGCCCAGCTCGGGGTCTTCGTCTGCGGCTACGACCCCCAGATCTGGGAGGCCGTCCTCCGGGTGGACCCGGCCGAGTACTTCGACGACCCCGCCACCCGGCTCGGCCCCGAGGCCGAGTCGGTGATCGTGCTGGCCAACCCGGTCCAGCCCCGCAGCGAGGGCGAGGTGGTGCTGGCCAGCGACGACCCCACCGCCCACCCCGACATCCGCATGGGCTACTACGACGACCCCCACGACATGCGGGTGATGGTGGCGGTGCTGCGCAAGGCGCTGGAGGTGGCGGACCGCTGGCCCGGCGACCGCCTCGGGCCGCTGCTCGTCCCCCGGGTGCTGGCCGAGGCCCACGGCCACGCCGAGGGCGACGAGCCGACCGACGCCCTCCTCGAGGACATGGCCCGCCACTACTCCTTCACCGTGTACCACCCCACCAGCACGTGCCGGATGGGCGATGTGGTGGACGCCCGCCTCCGGGTGCACGGGGTGGCGCACCTGCGGGTGGCCGACGCCAGCGTGATGCCGAACGTGGTCAGCGGCAACACCAACGCAGCCTGCATCATGATCGGCGAGAAGGCGGCCGAGATGGTCGCCGCGGACCACGGCTGGGCCCTCCACGAGGTGGTGGGCACCGGTCCCTGA